A segment of the Delphinus delphis chromosome 20, mDelDel1.2, whole genome shotgun sequence genome:
CCATCCTCCTTGTCATCCTAGGAGACACCCTCCTTGCCATCCGGGCCCCATCGGGCACCAGCCTGGAGGTGCCCATCCCAGAGGTGGGTGCTCAGCCCAGCCATGTGGGGTTGGTTGAGGGCGGGTGCTGGCTGTGGAGCCCGATAAGTCCCGGGTGGGGCAGGTAGGGGGAGGCCTGGGGTTTGAGGTTATCTAGGAGAACGGGCAGCCTAGGGTGGGAGAGGACACTGGCCCTTGCCCAGGGTCAGGCAGGAGCCGGGCCTGCTTCCAATTCCACCTGTCCTCCACCCCACACCCTCACCGGTAGGGCCTCAATGGGCAGAAGAAGTACCAGATTCACCTGAAGAGCATAAGTGGCCCCATCGAGGTGCTGCTGGTGAACAAGGAGGCATGGAGCTCACCACCTGTGGCGGTGCCTGTGCCGCCACCCGAAGATCTGCTCCAGAGCCCACCTGCTGTCTCTACCCCTCCGCCTCTGCCCAAGCCTGCTCTGGTCCCGCCCCAGGATGCCTCACGCCCAAGCAGTCCCCAGGTGACCACCCCCAACCCTGTTCCCGGCAGCACCGAAGCCCAGGGGGTGGCCGGTCCAGCCGCTGAGCTCACAGGTGAGGCACAATGGCGTGGTGGTGATGGGGTGATTTCTGGGGCCCAAGAGGCAATACCTCTGTGTGATGGAATGCTGTACTCAGAGTGGAAGGGACCCTGTGGTGTTCTTTCTCCTGCTCCCCCATCCCGCAGGCCTCTCCTTGCTAGTGCAGCGAATGGCCCTTGTTAACAGGGAAGTTCTGACTGTGTGAAGGGGCATTAGTGGTGGCAGTTTTCCCCCAGATCTGCCAGTGTCACAGTTGCCCTGGCAGCCCCTCTTGAAGTGTGGTCACAGGGGCCATGTCCGTGAGTCTCCCTCCTGCAGGCTTCATGCCCTTGTCTCCTTCAGTGACTGATTTTCACGTTACCTTTTTGGGAGTGATGGGCAGTGCCTAACTTTCCTTGGGCCTAGGAACTAGGGTGCTAATCATCCTGGCTGTGGCTTCTAGCAGGGCCAGCTTCAATACCCTGCTTCCTGTCCCCAAGTGACTGGGTTTGGGGGATGTGGTTGCAGTGAGTGCTATCCCTGGAACCGATAACAAGGACGGTGGTGAGCTCAGCTCCCTCCCGCTAGGCCTGACAGCACTGGACACCCGGCCGCTGCAGTCCTCTGCCCTGTtggacagcagcagcagcagcagcagcaatagcaGTTCATCCGGACCCAACCCTTCTACCTCCTTTGAGCCCATCAAGGCAGACCCCACAGGTGGTGAGTACTTGTCCCCTTGGCAGCAGTGAGAACCCAGCCTCAGACAGTCCTAGGTCAGAAACAGAGTTGGGCTTGGAACCCAACTCTCCTATCTCCTCAGCCAAAGCTGGCCAGCCCCCTGCCATCAACCAGAGCTCTGCCAGCCAAGGTGAGGAGCCTGGCCTCTGGCTTGGTGCTGGTGCCCCTTTGCCCCCTTCCTGGGCTGACACAGAACTCCCTGGCCCTCCCTCAAGCCCTGCCTGCCACCCCTTGGACCCTGGTCTCAAGGAAGGTGTGAATGCTCTCCTGGGGAACGGGCTGTGGTATGGCCCTCAGGCTCCAAAGGTGGGCAGTATGTTCTTAGGAGAGGTGGTGTCATCTGCCGGGTGTCTCCTCTCCATCTTGTGACTTGAGTGTTTGCTTTTTCCAGGACTCATTCTCCTCGGCCCTCAAGCACTGCTAAGTCTCTCCTCGTTAAATGACACTTCATCGcctgtgtctctctctttcttcttccctatATCCTCTGTGTTTGGACTCCTTGATAAAGTCATCTCCATTCTACTCCATACGCTGGTCTCCTAGTCAGCCTTCGGGTTGCGGCAGTCAGGACCCCAAACCCCCACCCCATGCTACACCAGTGCTACTCTTGATAAGTTGCCCAGCTCTGACAGCCAGCTCCAGCAGGTTTCTGGCCAATTTGCTCTGGTGCTCTCCTGCTCTGTGTTGatgctcttttttctcctttggcaTTAATGATGTCAGCTCTTGGTTCTTCTCCCTTAATTGGCTTCTTCTTCTGACCTCTCCCTGGCATGGCTTTAAATCTGGTTTCCCAGATCTCTGGCTCATTCCAAACCTGTGGAGGGCCCCAGTTCTGGGTAGATGAATCCCAGCCTCCATCTTGCCTAGGCCTTTTGCCTGAACTTTACCTCTTGTGTCCACGTGCCTTCCTCTGCACATCCAGTGGGCACTTCATTCCCATGTGTCCTCAACTGAAACTTGGATTTCCACCTTTGTGCATACCCGACCACTGGCCCTAGTCacccaggcctgacacctgggGTCAACTCCAGCTctatctcctcctccctccttgtcctgctccccaccccacatcAGCTTAGTGAGTTCTCTTGCAGACATCCCCCATGGATGGCCTCATGTATCCTAACACTCAGGATCACTGCCAGCCACCTCTATCCTAAGTTCTTCAGCATCTTCTTCACCCCGACTGACAAGAATCTGTTTGAAACACAGCCTGACTGGCATTTCTCTGTTTACAAAATTACCTTTAACAGCTCCCAAAGGTCTGCTGGATAAAACCAGAGCCCCTAAACCTGGCATATGAAATCCCTCGTGATCCAGCTCCAGCACTCCTTTCCTCTGTTTCCCATGTGTGTCCTCCTGGTTAGACCTTTGTAGCAGTGTCATCACCCTGTAGCACTATCCCCTATTTAAGAGTGCCTCCTCCTCTGCCAGGTGACTGGCCTGGGCTGTGGTCTCTGAGCCTGGCACCAAGTAGGTGCTTAGCAAGGGCAGGGATGGACAGGACATCCTCTGTCAGACAGGGCATCCTGCATCAGACAGAGTATCCTCCATCAGACAGGGTATGTACTCTGAGCTTAGAAATGGAGAGGGTGTGCTGCCCTTCTGCCAAACCACTGAGTTAGAAGGGCTGTACCGATTACCTACAGTGGTCCTTTGGCACCGAGGAATTCAGGTCTGGTAGGGGAGACTTGCAGACAGTGCCGGCTTGGTCTGGTGCAGGGCCTACATCTCAGCTGTGTGGAGCCCCTGGGTGGGTGATAAAGGATCTGGGGAAGTGGGGGCTAGAGTGGGACCAGGCTGGATCTCTGTGCCCTTGAGCATGGCTTTCTTGTCTTTCAGTTCTGGAGCTCCCCAAAGAGCTGTCAGAAATCTTTGATCCCACTCGAGGTAGGGCTGTGttcttccctggggctggggtgaggggcacAGCTCATTGGGTGTTAGGGCCGTTTTCTTGCCCTTCTGAGGACCTTATGATTGTGCCCGGTACCTGGGCAAAGGGTAAAGTTCCTGATGGTGGCTGGGTGGTCCCCTTCATGGGCTTTGGTGGGTGGAGAGGCAGGAGCCAGAATGTAACTGagctctccctccatccccagagTGCATGAGCTCAGAGCTCTTGGAGGAGCTGATGTCCTCAGAAGGTAGGTGGCCCAGGCAGGTGgggggtgagtgtgtgtgggcAGGGTTTGGGTGTCTGCTGGGTGGGGTCTTGGCCCTGGGGCCTCAGCCTGTTGCTCTCTGCAGTGTTTGCACCCCTCCTCCGCCTTTCTCCACCCCCTGGAGACCACGATTACATCTACAACCTGGATGAGAGTGAAGGTGTCTGTGACCTCTTTGATGTGCCTGTTCTCAACCTCTGACTGACAGGGGCATGCCCTTTGTGGCTGGGACACAGACTGTCTAACCTGGGGGCTGCCTGgggacctccccccaccccacccctacacAGCTTGAGAGCCGTAGACTCCTGGCTTCCCCAGCCTTCCCTCACTGCACAGTTCTGGCCACAAGTCCCACTCCTGCACCAACACCTGTTCTGTGCTGGGAGAGCAGGGGAAAGGGGCTTAGCCCTCTCCACTGTGGAGCCAAAGTGTTTGCCACTCCTTTTTGGAGGCCTTCCCCTACCTGGTAGCCTCCCCCGGCCCTCCCAGAGTTCAGTTTCAGCTGCCACCCAGTGGCACAGATCCAAGGACCCTCCATCACCCTCCTTAGGGCAGCGCGTCCAGCCCCACTGCCCTGTacctgccagcccctccccctccaggagGAAgcatggggtggggctgggcactTGCCAGCACCTAGCCTAGCCTCCTTCACTTCTCCCCACGCGGATCACACAGCTCCTTCTGTACCGCTCGTGTGCTCCCTTTTTGCTGGACCTTGGCCCTGAGAACCTGTTGGGGCGGGCAGGTTGCT
Coding sequences within it:
- the E2F4 gene encoding transcription factor E2F4 isoform X5, which encodes MAEAGPQAPPPPGTPSRHEKSLGLLTTKFVSLLQEAKDGVLDLKLAADTLAVRQKRRIYDITNVLEGIGLIEKKSKNSIQWKGVGPGCNTREIADKLIELKAEIEELQQREQELDQHKVWVQQSIRNVTEDVQNSCLAYVTHEDICRCFAGDTLLAIRAPSGTSLEVPIPEGLNGQKKYQIHLKSISGPIEVLLVNKEAWSSPPVAVPVPPPEDLLQSPPAVSTPPPLPKPALVPPQDASRPSSPQVTTPNPVPGSTEAQGVAGPAAELTGLTALDTRPLQSSALLDSSSSSSSNSSSSGPNPSTSFEPIKADPTGVLELPKELSEIFDPTRECMSSELLEELMSSEVFAPLLRLSPPPGDHDYIYNLDESEGVCDLFDVPVLNL
- the E2F4 gene encoding transcription factor E2F4 isoform X2 codes for the protein MAEAGPQAPPPPGTPSRHEKSLGLLTTKFVSLLQEAKDGVLDLKLAADTLAVRQKRRIYDITNVLEGIGLIEKKSKNSIQWKGVGPGCNTREIADKLIELKAEIEELQQREQELDQHKVWVQQSIRNVTEDVQNSCLAYVTHEDICRCFAGDTLLAIRAPSGTSLEVPIPEGLNGQKKYQIHLKSISGPIEVLLVNKEAWSSPPVAVPVPPPEDLLQSPPAVSTPPPLPKPALVPPQDASRPSSPQVTTPNPVPGSTEAQGVAGPAAELTVSAIPGTDNKDGGELSSLPLGLTALDTRPLQSSALLDSSSSSSSNSSSSGPNPSTSFEPIKADPTGVLELPKELSEIFDPTRECMSSELLEELMSSEVFAPLLRLSPPPGDHDYIYNLDESEGVCDLFDVPVLNL
- the E2F4 gene encoding transcription factor E2F4 isoform X1, which produces MAEAGPQAPPPPGTPSRHEKSLGLLTTKFVSLLQEAKDGVLDLKLAADTLAVRQKRRIYDITNVLEGIGLIEKKSKNSIQWKGVGPGCNTREIADKLIELKAEIEELQQREQELDQHKVWVQQSIRNVTEDVQNSCLAYVTHEDICRCFAGDTLLAIRAPSGTSLEVPIPEGLNGQKKYQIHLKSISGPIEVLLVNKEAWSSPPVAVPVPPPEDLLQSPPAVSTPPPLPKPALVPPQDASRPSSPQVTTPNPVPGSTEAQGVAGPAAELTVSAIPGTDNKDGGELSSLPLGLTALDTRPLQSSALLDSSSSSSSNSSSSGPNPSTSFEPIKADPTGVLELPKELSEIFDPTRGRAVFFPGAGVRGTAHWVLGPFSCPSEDLMIVPGTWAKGKVPDGGWVVPFMGFGGWRGRSQNVTELSLHPQSA
- the E2F4 gene encoding transcription factor E2F4 isoform X3, whose protein sequence is MAEAGPQAPPPPGTPSRHEKSLGLLTTKFVSLLQEAKDGVLDLKLAADTLAVRQKRRIYDITNVLEGIGLIEKKSKNSIQWKGVGPGCNTREIADKLIELKAEIEELQQREQELDQHKVWVQQSIRNVTEDVQNSCLAYVTHEDICRCFAGDTLLAIRAPSGTSLEVPIPEGLNGQKKYQIHLKSISGPIEVLLVNKEAWSSPPVAVPVPPPEDLLQSPPAVSTPPPLPKPALVPPQDASRPSSPQVTTPNPVPGSTEAQGVAGPAAELTVSAIPGTDNKDGGELSSLPLGLTALDTRPLQSSALLDSSSSSSSNSSSSGPNPSTSFEPIKADPTGECMSSELLEELMSSEVFAPLLRLSPPPGDHDYIYNLDESEGVCDLFDVPVLNL
- the E2F4 gene encoding transcription factor E2F4 isoform X4; its protein translation is MAEAGPQAPPPPGTPSRHEKSLGLLTTKFVSLLQEAKDGVLDLKLAADTLAVRQKRRIYDITNVLEGIGLIEKKSKNSIQWKGVGPGCNTREIADKLIELKAEIEELQQREQELDQHKVWVQQSIRNVTEDVQNSCLAYVTHEDICRCFAGDTLLAIRAPSGTSLEVPIPEGLNGQKKYQIHLKSISGPIEVLLVNKEAWSSPPVAVPVPPPEDLLQSPPAVSTPPPLPKPALVPPQDASRPSSPQVTTPNPVPGSTEAQGVAGPAAELTVSAIPGTDNKDGGELSSLPLGLTALDTRPLQSSALLDSSSSSSSNSSSSGPNPSTSFEPIKADPTGGLILLGPQALLSLSSLNDTSSPVSLSFFFPISSVFGLLDKVISILLHTLVS